In Scomber japonicus isolate fScoJap1 chromosome 11, fScoJap1.pri, whole genome shotgun sequence, the genomic stretch TGAATTAAATTTGGTTAGAATGGATTATTTATACGCTGGTATAATTTTCCAGTCTTTAGCAATTAACCTAAAAGTAATTTGTAAGGCAAGTTAGGCTGAAGGTTGAACAGGTTAAAGATAGAGATGCAGAATTTTGAAAAGATGACTGTTCAGTACGTAGTTGTTTGGCAACTGAATTTAATGCCCAGAATGTGGCACCTTATGAATAGGATAAAAAAGTGGCAGCAAGTTTGCTGTTGTTATTGGATGCCTTTTTGATTGTATGAgctcataaaaatgtattaaaaccaGGGTCAGTGCCATTAGCATAAGTGAGAGCATATGTAAACTGTCATAGGGTAATAtgcaacaaaaacatacacttCAGCTCCTCAGTCGATTTGCTGAACATGAATAATTGCAGCAAGAAATTAAAGCATAACCATTCAGTTTCAGTCAATGCACTACAATGATTAGTGAGAACTTAAGGATTCAgttgttgccttttaaaactTTTGCTTCATAATTTAGAAAGATGCTGTTGTAAACTACTTGTAAGTATTTGAGTGGTTTCAGAATAACTCAGTTTAAAGTAGTTAATTTTCTTCTCAGTCAGCTGATGATGGATCACATTTATCAAAGTATATTGAATTCAACATGTCATTTTGGGTCAAATACAATTATTTCAATTATACATTCTAACTCATGACATGTCCTCAGTATTTCACATCTCTCACCGTCAATACTCAAAAACAAATGTGGGAACAGTCCTCCAGTGTAAGCACTGATGATGCTTACAGGAGAGTTGTGAGATTATAACACACTTAAGTGCTTCTCCTTAAAACATTATGAATGTATTGACTGCTTAAACGTGAGATTGGGAAATTCAGGTTTTGTTCTATGAGATTATTCACACTATATTTCCTATTCTTTCTGTCATTCGCAGGTTCGAGTATTTGTTCAATTTTGACAGCATGTTTGAGATCCATGATGACATCGAGGTTCTGAAACGTATGGGCATGGCTTGTGGTTTGGAGGTGGGAAAGTGTTCTCCAGAGGATCTGAAGGTTGCACGTAGCCTGGTGCCCAAAGCCCTGGAGCCCTACGTTATAGGTGAGTGTTGCAGCCCTTAGTTTACCTAGAGCTCATATTCAGTCATATTACATAAATGTCAGCAAGGCAGCTACTGTTAATCTACTGTTGATTTAAACCAGATACTCCCTGGTCCTGCTTCAAATAAAGTGCCTTTCATTGGCCAATCACTGGAAGCTTTTATTGTAGAGCAGCTACAGGAAGTTCAGCCAAAGTACCTGGAAAAACAGGATATATCTTTTTTTACAGCTAAGGAGTTATGTAGATTGTTAGAACTGGTTAGGTCAGGGACTGCATGTGAAAGATGTTTGTCACATTGAATCAATATTCTACCCGTCCAAGGTAAACAATACCTGTTACTCTTTGTGTGGTAGCCGTCTCTTGTACAGCGCTGTGGCGGGCATCTCAACTGCATAAAAATTGGCAAAATGGTTTCTGGCACTCACTCAGTCTGCTTATGTCTTGTAATTCAAAGCAAACAAGTGTTCTGAACTCATACATCAAAATTACAGGTTTTAAAGAGACTAACTGGAAACGTAGAATTTTCTAATGTCTTTGTTATTTAGTTAAAGGTGAATGTAAGAATGAtgtaaagcccaatttccactgggtccatcagcggcgcgttacagctgcacCGCGgccaccggagctgataggcaccactataatcaatgagagtgtctccaccgggaacgttttagcagcgtgtcagcaacgtcccaGCAGCGGCTCTCGCGCCACAGCGCTATCagtaggtagcatttctatttttgacggagccgtttccaactcgcgacaagctcaacagagcagattgcaccagacaggaagtccgacactgaatcggcataataaaacgtccgtttttcaaaataaaacaacccgtgcagcctcccgatcgtatttcagcaacaaacatgaataaaacagacagataaagactccatctagctacgtagcctactgacagatgggataagcacaaaaatcaaagaaaattaacaaatcaaccaaaattgagcaagttaacaaaataaggcagtttagttgtgctgctactacagtaattactgtagactaaaggcactcgtttggatttgattgggctgccgtaattactgtattaacagtgcaacttcattttaaaaggcagctttctctaccagagcatgctccggtccgctgctgtaacgctcccggtgtgagttgacgctgggcagaggacggagctaaaccgtagcacagccgttccgcgccgctgacggacccagtggaaatccccagtaagaaTAGCCCTGGTCCGTCCTGTTTTGTAATACCATTTTGTATCTCAAAAGATGATACTGAGTCGCGGTAGCATCCAGTCTGCCCCCAGTCTGATATGAGAATGAAGAAGTAGCATTACATGAAGCAACTGGCCACATTATAGAGCTAAAAGCAATTGTAATTGAGGACTAGTATTGTTCATGTGATCTCAGGGAGTACAGGAATGACCAGGGACCTGAAAAATTCAGGattgaaaatttaaaaaatgtaactttatgCAAATAAAGTACTACTTCTGCTACTCCACAGTACAGTCATTTACCTAACCAATGATACATATTTTGCATCTTAACAGTACgctttattgtttaaaatgacattttaataattatatagtactaaaagataaaaaaaattaaaacagaagaaaaaaaattactcacTAGCTTCACACACCCACAGTAATGAGCTATACGTGCAACAGGTGATGCATGATTTGTTAAAGGTGATGCGACTACAGAAGAATAGAGTAAATGGGAAAAGAGTAATACATTCAGAAATCACCAACTGTATTTTATTATGGTAATGTAATCTTTCTTTCTAGAGATGGCAAAGGGTCCCATAAGTAACGTCTACATCACTGGAGGATCCTCTGCTAATGGAGCACGTTACCCCGCAAGCAGGTGAGAAgcctttccttctatctgtcatTAGCTCGTCCAACACAACTTCTTAACTAAATGATAAACTtcacccctcctcttcttctgtagTGATGGTTGCACCGATGGCACCATGGCCTCCAGCTCAAATGACTCTCACTATAGTGGGTCTCGCGTGGAGACTCCAGTGTCTTACATGGGGGATGAGGATGACGAGGATGAGTACGACGAGAACGACGATGAAGATTAGCCTGTCTACGCCTCGCCACTCCAACAAGCACAGTCCTTCAAACCACCTTCACCATGGGAATTTAGTCCCCCTTTTGTGTGTGCTACTTCAACCTTTTCCCCTGTTTCCCATGCCTGTATTTCTGTCTGGCTTTTCTCAGGGGTGTAGATGAATATTGAGAGAACTGGGGTGTATGTTCcccccagttttttttttctgctcctgAATCACGTGCACCTGCACCGCAGCTCTGGGGGAGGTGTCGTCCAAGGGAACTGTAGTCTGTGGCCTGACCTCAAAGCTGAAGTCTTTGTATGTCTAATTCACTTTTCAATAAGCCATCccactaaagaaaaaaaactctatAAAACCTACTGCTGTTGGAGAATGTATAATGTACTTGTTTGAATAGTTATTCCTATTATTTTGCAATTACATATGACAGACATGACGATGATGATCAAATGTTCCAAGATGGCCAAAGTGTCTGCTTGAACATGCTGTTTGTACACCACCATGAATTCTGAATGGCCTAATACAGTTGCCATGGCATCTTGGGATGGGGCTCCATCACATGTGTTGAtacttttttgttgtgtgttctgGGCAATAATTTGAAATAGTTTATCCCTCATTATGTTGGGCTGGCTTCCTTCTGTTCTGTAGGCAGCTGCTTTTCTGATCTTGTTtgctagttttgtttttttgttggtttttttttttttttttttttttgtattctggAGTTGAGGAATTCTCGATCACCGCCCTGTAACGCCTTGGTAGTGTTTACAAAAAAGAAACGGCACCAGCAAGGTAAAGACTTTCATAACCCAGGCTCCTGATAGGTAAATAAGCTTTGTTAATTACGTATATGACTCCTATTGACGATTGTAGCTTATAGTATCCTTTAGAGGCCAGTGGTAAAGATACTAGACCTTCCAAAATTATTGATGTAACAAATGTGTGGTTGTATAGGTCTTTGTGTACTCCCTTCAAAGATCTCCCTTTTAAAACTGAGCAACACATGTACTGACTCTTCCAAATACCTTTTTCTGTAATCTAATATAAgttttcaaattaaatatagattgttttaaaagtttgtaTTTATAGTTTATGTGAGTTTGTTGCTGAAACGAGTGTATCAAACACAATGAATAATTCACATATTTCAGACTAGAGGAGCTGGCAGGCCCGAATTGGACGTTGgatctttatttttcatgtcaaCCACCCAACGTCAGGCTTTTTCTAAAACTTaacagctgcaacaattaacttttattattgGTTAATCTGGTTGGTTcatcgattaatcattttgtttataaaatgtcagaaaatagtgaaagatGCCCATCAAATGTTGCAGTCCAAAATCTAAAGATTTAGAGTTTTAGTATGTtgcagaaaagcttcaaattcaAGAAGCCCCAGTTGGCAAACTTGAAGTGCTTTTGCTGATAATCAACATAGTTaattaaatgtcttttcttGTTTAATCGGCTACTCATTTAATGATTGCAGCTCTTGCTGTGTGCCTCAGTCCGTTGACTGGTGGTGGATTCTGGATTCTCCAAAAATGTAGTTTTGCTTCACTCCATAAGATTAGGAGTCTTGAAGAGCAGCTGAAGTGGAGACATCCTGACTTTTGGTTAGTATGGGTTGAAGACACTTGATCccacatttcccacaatgcaaaaaaatcataatttttaAGAGAAACGTATTGATTTTTCATGAACATTAGACCAATTGCAGAATAAGCATCTTAACAGAGAGGCATAATGAGTTTGAGTCTGGGACAGGGGGAAGTAATTAGACCTTCCTTGATGTATGTGCCCACATCTTTAAAACGTGTTCCCAGTTGGCAATGCAGTTTGTTATACATTTGTAGTCTCTGATCTCAAACTAATTTTCTTGACTTGATGAACAACTATAGAAGATATTTTACAACTGTATTTACAGGCCCAGTGACTACTACTATGACAAGGAAACCACTTAAAATGGGCAGAGTGCCCCTTTAAGAGGCCCAACTGATTTGAGAGTGGGTGCAGATTGGTTCCTAAACTTGGGGATGAGGTGAGTTATGGGAGGTGGCTGCGCATCAGGAAAGCCAGAGAAAAACTAGATGCTTCTAAGAAACTCAGGAAGACTTGAGGAAAACCAGGAGGTGAGGGAAATAATGTCCATAACTGTCactatgtatttattatgtcCTTCACTCACCATGCCTCTGGGCCTCACATTATGCTGTGGTAGTTTTATGcttaatcatttcattttaatattgtcatGGATTTTCAAGGGTACTTCCTGACATTGAAACTCGGGTTGTTTATCAGGTGTGCCCAAATGTTTTTGACATGGAGAGCCAGTAaggaccaaaataaaacatgcgTTGCAGGCACTAGGCTCTAATTATCAGGAAGTTTTTCCAGTGTCTGACATTATTGTGGCCTTTACTAGAAAGTAAATCATATGGCAGCATAACGTGTTAGTGTATGTCAGATAGCCTCTTATTTTCTAAAAAGATGGCTAGCATATTTTAACAACTGCCACTAGACAGAGTAGATAAACAGGGCTTTAATATGCgttatgtaaatataaacacgTCTGTTGTATCGTAATTGAATCAGTCTCTCCCAGTTAATCACAAACAATGCAGCTTTTTCAAACTGTTACTTATCTTTTAATGTTCAGTAATTGTGATTTACAAGTTTATTGACTGGTGAGACCCCGGCTGCATACATTGCCTGTGTTGTTCTGTTCTAGTATGTGCTCGCACACTTGTCTGGGGCATTAGGGTGTTAATGGATTACTGAAAGGTGTtgagtcaggtgtgtgtgtatgtgtgtgtgaggaggcgGGGGCGTTCTGTGCACCCGTGTGAATGAGGGTGTTACGGTGCTCAAAGTGTGTTCTGACACCAGCCTCAAGACCTCATTTCTCTCTCATGCTCCCTCTGTCACCACTCTGTGATCTGTTACCCTCTCTGTCTCGTGGTCTCCCaccctcttttctcccttcagCTGCCTCACTCTTGCAAAGTAGTTTGCAGCTTTTATCCTCTCACTCTGTTCTCTCTTTGCGATGTGTCCCCTCTGCATTGCCTAACAGTCATTTGCCCTCAACATGGATATCGGAGGACTTACCACTGTGGTAGCAAATTCTGCGTACATCAATGCTCGTGGAAGCATTGATGGCTCTAGTGCAGCAGCTCGGGATAAGAAGTACCATTCTCGCCTCAAACTGCCTCACATCACTGTGTGCGAGGACCTGAAGGATACCCTGGATTTGACCTTTGACACAGTCTGTGTTGAGCAGCCGATCGGCAAACGTCTCTTTAGGGAGTTCCTGACTGCAAATAAAGATTATGTCCCAGCTTGCAAGTTGTGGAAAGACATCGAGAGCTATGACCTGGCAGAGGATTCTGATCGGGTAAACAAGGCCTCAAAGATTGTCCAGCGTTATATGGACTCCTCTGCCAAACACTACTGCCCATTCCTTCCTGAGGACATCATAGCCAAAGTGAAGGAAAACCAGGAGGCTGCAGGGGATGACTTGTTCAATGCAGCTTCAACTACAACACTGAACTATCTACGAGAGGCCCCCTACACTTTCTTCGTGGAGAGCATGTACTTGAAGAGGTACCTACAGTGGAAGTGGCTTGAGATGCAGCCCATGGATGATGACTGGTTCCTAGACTTCCGTGTGCTCGGGAAAGGTGGGTTTGGGGAGGTGTCGGCCTGTCAGATGAAAGCCACTGGGAAACTTTATGCCTGTAAGAAACTCAACAAGAAGAGgctgaagaagaggaaaggcTTTGAGGTGAGAGAATAACTGTCCAAATGAAGTGCAGACTACTTTTTTCAGTGTATCTCATGATTTCAGTAAAAAAAGTAGGTAAATAGTGTTATTTCAGTGGAATTGTTTGCATGATCAGAAATGCTTTTCTTTGAAACTTTGATTTTGACTTTGAGTTCAATATTGTTGCATTTTCTTTAATAGGATTGCAGGGAAACACAATCTTTTAACTATGATTCATGCAGTGCtttgatcaataaatgtgtttttgctggTTTTATGTTCCAGAGAAAGTGCCCTGTAGTGAACAGGTGCTAATCATATTTGTCCCTGCCTCTGTCTCATTTGGCTTTAGCTTGCAGTATTAAACACTGAGACAGGGATAGAGTGATTACTGGGAGCTTTAGTGAAAAGCTCTTCTGAATGGAACTCCTTGGCACAGTTGCATCTTGCCCTTGACTTGTCTGAggtcatctttttaaaaatactttcacCTGTTTTCTAACACACTGCATATTTTTCTTCACCTACATTCAGCAAAAGTCCTCATAGTttcacttgtttgttttttttttcttcaaagtatTATTTTTCAGAATagtctttctttattttgtccTGTAGGGGGCGATGGTGGAGAAGAGGATTCTTGCGAAGGTTCACAGTCGCTTCATTGTGTCATTGGCGTACGCTTTCCAGACAAAGGACGAGCTTTGTCTGGTCATGACCATCATGAATGGAGGAGATCTCAAGTAACTTCACATTCTGAAAAATTCTTGTCTCAAAGCACAAACAGATGCACTCATTGAGGGATCTATTGTAGCACATGCTCCCCACGCACAATTTACTCTATTGTTACTTTATTTACACAAGTAATTGGCATACTTCCCTTTCTGAAATATTTGGTCAACATCTACACTGTAGACAGAAGGAGTGCCTTCAACCCCAAAAAACTGATGTAAAAGGGATGTTGTAATTTCAACCAAAGTCACCTATGATACCAATAGGAGATTTATTTAACAATCACCCAAATGTGTCATGATTCATCCCCTAATTTCAGTGGGATTGCAATGGGATGGATCACACATAATGCAATTAGCAAAACTGGcttttacaaacatttaaatggtTATTCTCAACAACCATAGTCACACTATTGTTTGCATTGAGGGCTAGAAGAGAATTGAGATCATAAGATAAAAGGTCTGTATGACTCATTCAAGAGCATTAATGACAATCAGACTACAGATTAACAAAAATACTTTATGCTTTAAATCATATTGGTCTACCCAAAAATCCCTGTATTTCTTAATCTGTTTGTAATGTGTGCATGTTATTTTGCTCATATTCACAGCTAATACCATTATTCTAGTAACCAAAATGAGCATGCAAGACTTACATGTATAAACATGTATGCAGATCACATTAATGGTAAAAGAAAGTACTGATTTAGTGACATGAAGCAATTAATACATGACACATCTGTTCTCTCTTCCCTAAAAGGTACCATATCTACCTGGTGGATGAGAACAATCCAGGCTTTAGTGAGGCCAGAGCCTGTTTTTACATTGCTCAGATCATCCAAGGCCTGGAGCATCTTCACCAGAAAAGAATCATCTACAGAGATCTCAAACCAGAAAATGTGCTGTTAGATAATGACGGTAAAACTCATTAGTTACGGCTGCAAAATAATTCCTTTGTGTACATGTAAACAAGACTATGTCACCTAGTGTATGACTggactgtgtatgaaatgttaGAAGGCTTCTCATTTTAAACAATGGATACAGCACTGAGATGGATCTGTCTGCAGCCTTGCACACTACATGACACAACTCCATGATATTCTAAccaccaaccctgctcctggagagctactgcctgTATGTTTTGGttatctccccactctaacacacctgattctaatgaTCAACTCGTTATCAAACAGCTGAATCGTGTCAACagcttgataatgagttaataatTCCATCTCACTCCCCATACCTAAATCCAATCAAGCCAACCAATGTAAGATGGTGGGTCTGTGAAGTGGGTGTGTCATATAGAAGTTCTGCAGATGGACCTACGTGGTGGTGTTATTTTCCACCCTCACCTGCATTTTGTGAATAGCCACCTTTactctgtctctgattggctctgaccctcaccctcaccctaaccctaaccatctcACTCCTCATGGTTAAACCCAACCAATGAAGGCAAGGAGTACTAGTCAGCCAGAGGCAGTAGGATAGGTCATTGTGGAATGCAGTtggcaaaaaaaacataagacCACCTGACTGAGGCAATTTACCGTGTAGCTTCATGAAGTTACACTGGTGTAGtttcatcagtcagtcagtaactcactcactcagtcactcagtcagggacagatgtTCATGTTTATAGATGCATGCTATCAGTCAAAAATAGCTGATtaagatgtcttcatgtcatTGACCAGGAAATGTTCGTATATCTGACCTGGGTCTTGCTGTGGAGCTAAAAGAAGGCAAAACGTTGACCAAAGGCTATGCTGGAACACCTGGTACGTCTCATCTGTATCTACCTAGTAGTAAATAAGcaatttcatatttaattaacTGTTTCACGTCACTAAATCAGAATTTTCTTTTACCATTGTTTCACTTTGGTTCTTGCAGGGTACATGCCTCCTGAGATGCTGAAAGGGGAGAAGTATGACTACTGTGTTGACTACTTTACTCTGGGGGTGACATTGTTTGAGTTCATGGCTGCTAGGAACCCTttcagagagaggggggagaaggTTAGTTGTATTTCATCGATGTCTCCTATTTACCCAGTGCACAAGTGGCTAACTTtgtgaaataaacacaaagttgTTTGTCTTCTGGTCAGGTTGACCGTGAGGAAATGAAAGAGCGCATGCTGACACGGGTGCCGACCTATGAAGACAATTTCAGTGAGAATGCAAAGAACCTCTGTGATGGGCTGCTAGCTAAAGAGATGGACAAGAGGATCGGTTTTAAGGATGGGACCTGTGATGATCTCAGAGCGCACCCCTTTTTCAGTGACATCAACTGGAGGAAACTGAATGCAGGTACAATCTCTTTACTATTCTTTCTTATCCTGTCCAGGGTTGTGTATCACATCTATACCTTT encodes the following:
- the LOC128367764 gene encoding rhodopsin kinase GRK1-like yields the protein MDIGGLTTVVANSAYINARGSIDGSSAAARDKKYHSRLKLPHITVCEDLKDTLDLTFDTVCVEQPIGKRLFREFLTANKDYVPACKLWKDIESYDLAEDSDRVNKASKIVQRYMDSSAKHYCPFLPEDIIAKVKENQEAAGDDLFNAASTTTLNYLREAPYTFFVESMYLKRYLQWKWLEMQPMDDDWFLDFRVLGKGGFGEVSACQMKATGKLYACKKLNKKRLKKRKGFEGAMVEKRILAKVHSRFIVSLAYAFQTKDELCLVMTIMNGGDLKYHIYLVDENNPGFSEARACFYIAQIIQGLEHLHQKRIIYRDLKPENVLLDNDGNVRISDLGLAVELKEGKTLTKGYAGTPGYMPPEMLKGEKYDYCVDYFTLGVTLFEFMAARNPFRERGEKVDREEMKERMLTRVPTYEDNFSENAKNLCDGLLAKEMDKRIGFKDGTCDDLRAHPFFSDINWRKLNAGILPPPFVPDPKVVYAKSLDDVGAFSSVKGVAIDDPDKTFFDEFASGNIAIPWQEEMIDMGIYGELNVWGPDGTLPNDLRRESILEQPPPKSSTCCIS